The sequence below is a genomic window from Gossypium hirsutum isolate 1008001.06 chromosome A11, Gossypium_hirsutum_v2.1, whole genome shotgun sequence.
aacaatttatataaccaaatcaactataaaattattttttttaaaaatatattattactaaaaaaaTCGCAATACACTAATacactaaacactaacaatttgtaACCTAATCccataaattattaacaaaacaaataactataacaaaatacaaaaaaaaaactaataatttataacctaatcataaactactaacaaaataattatacaattatttttaaaaaatttacatactaaaaactcacaaaacaccataattttataataaattactaaaataatacattaccttttttttcttcttcttctttcttgttccttcttcttctccttctcctttctctcctttctttctcACAGTCGGTGGATGCTTCAATGTGGGGGGACCATGCTTCTAAGGTCCCccataaaattttttttcccCATGAGTGATAAGACTCATGCATGAGAAAAAATGGGCAGCATGCAGGGGGAAGGCAGCAGCAATAGGGGGTGTTGTGCCTACCTGTCAGGCATGACTAGTCGTGCCTACTTGACAGGCTCGACCCATTTCGGGTATTTTTACCCGTATAAAACCcgtatttttacatatatattaatataaatattaaaataataatataataataatttttaaacgaaaaaaaatttaatattaaaaaaatcggTTGTGTCTGTCAGATAGGCACGACATaaaaaaaacataccattttcgtaattaatctggCTGACAACCTATTTTGGTGTATAATTTTTTCTTATAATATTGAGGTAAAAAACCCGATATATTATCTTCATTCATCCATCATTGTATTTGATGCATACACATTACCCTATGCTTTTATTTTTGCCTTTGGTTTACAAAACATTGTTTTACAaggtttttattatttcattttatttcaagtcaaattaatgcGTTTTAAGCTGGTTTTacaattattcatttaaaaattctttaaaacgaaggcaatacttgatgtttggcaattcggaatcgtgccctatcgtgctgggttgcaatttcccgtttgttcaaaacaatcaaatattCCTTTGAAATTTTACTCATGTCTTTAAAAACTCTTCAAAACAAAGGTAATACTCGATGTTTAGCAATTaggagaatcgtgccctatcgtgctgggttgcgatttcctgtttgttcaaaataattgaatatccctttggaatttcactcGTGTTTCCTAAAacaaggcaatattcaatgtttggaaattcgaggaatcgcgctctactgtgctgggtttcgatttttcgttagGACTGAATAATTGGGcatcattttgtaattttcaacgtATAAACTTTCGGAAATCAAATTTATCGTTGTTTTGGGGTATAGAAGATTGTTTCCTACTATGCTGGATGTGGTGCTGCATTCCCCCGAATAAGAGAATTTTGGCAACCAACTCGAGCCATTCAAATGTTTCAAAAGgaatcacatttcaaaaactCTTTTTCAAATCTTAGACATAAAGATAGTATTTAATTGAttcaataccaattttgggcgtagtgagggtgttaatccttcctcatacgtaaccgactcccgagcccgttttctcatattttcgtaagaccaaaatcgttgttttagtaaaaagaaaTATTCTATTAAAATAACCGAATTTctaggtgatctgatcacacctaaacaaaaagattggtggcgactctgcATTTCCGTTTTCAAAGTCGATCatccattttttaaataaaataaagatggtttcgacatatatatatttttattttctatcaaaaaacgtgatttatcaatttatatttaagatattgttttcaatttttaaatcaaaaggatatataatataattaagattaatttttcatcaaaagtaaatatatttattttgagtgaataaaataataaagataagaAAAGTgtcataattaattataattaattttgcaaATTACGAAAAGGTTTCATAGTAAATTGATAACAATGGACTTCAAACGCATTCACTaattgaaaataaagaattaaaattaactcaaagtaataattaaattattttctagacTTACATGACCATCACAAATAAATTAGAATATGAAATCTTTGGAGTTAACCTTTGATAATTTAACATATCTATCATTCTTATGGACCCAAAAAGAAGCTTTTGCTTTAGTCAAATACGTCGTCATAGGGTACTCAAATTTGATGCCCAATCGTCATTGCATCTTAAGAAAGTAAAAGGTAAGAGGAAGTTGGCCTAAAAACAGTGGCAAGGCAAGACCAATTTCACATCTCTAACTAACTGCCGAAAGAGAAAAGGAAGGGATATGATGGGGAATGGGAGGAGAGCGCCACTGGCTGATCAAGGTCCTTCTTCAGCAGGGTTACTCTGTTCATACCACTATTAGACCTGACCCAGGTAAGGTATGATATTATCTATgtcaaatattatttaatttcttaaaagcCTGTTGACATGATGTTCATATATGAGCAGGCAACAAGATGAAAAGCTTAAAATCTTCAAAGCAGATCTCAGCTCTCCCGAGAGTTTCAATGCGGCCATGGAAGGTTGTCGAAGGGTTCTCCATGTTTCAGCTCCCATGGATTTTCAAGATAACGAGCCTGAGGCAGTGTTGACACAAAGGTCAGTCGATGGAGCACTAGGCATATTGAAATCATGCTTGAGGTCCAAAACAGTGAAGAGAGTGGTCCACACTTCCAGCATTTCCGCAATGTGTTTCAAGAAGGAGAATGTGGAGATGATGGATGAGAGTTATTGGACTGATGTGGATTACGTCCGATCGGAACTTAACTCGTACGTAAGTTCTTATGCCATATCCAAGACTGAGACAGAAAAGGCAGTCTATTTTGTGACCATCATTCCTCTCATAGTCGTCGGTCCCTTCATTTGTCCAAAGATGCACGGTTCAACACGCTCTGCATTGGCTCCTATCTTTGGTATAAGTTGaagtttgtgtttaatttgttaCTTATTGATGCCATCTTAATATTGGTATTAAGAGAGTTTATGAGTTTTCATTTGATATGGGTGCAGGGAAAAAGGATTACTATAAACTTCTAATCTACGTAGCAAcggttcatattgatgatttggCAAGGGCAATGATTTTCCTGAGGGAAAAAGGAGATTTAATTGTTCCTCAGACAC
It includes:
- the LOC107941748 gene encoding vestitone reductase; protein product: MEGCRRVLHVSAPMDFQDNEPEAVLTQRSVDGALGILKSCLRSKTVKRVVHTSSISAMCFKKENVEMMDESYWTDVDYVRSELNSYVSSYAISKTETEKAVYFVTIIPLIVVGPFICPKMHGSTRSALAPIFGKKDYYKLLIYVATVHIDDLARAMIFLREKGDLIVPQTQ